The DNA sequence ACTTACATATTGTACAAGGCCAAATTTCTCGATTGTTAACAACTCCTTTCCAAGAACACATGGTCGAGTGAAGAAGTTCCAAAACGACCTATTTCTCTCATTAATATGATTTTCACTTGCCTCTTCTATCAATGGTTTGTTCAGCAGTTTTCTTGATTCATTTTCAAGTTCTTCTATGACACTTCTTTCTCCTCCTTCCATGGTTGTAACAATTAAACAATAATACTACCaataataaaagaaacacaaaataatatattataatagacCCCAAAAAAGAAGATCATGATAGAGTGAGTTACCAAGACAAGCAATCAAATAGCTTCCAAAAGAATACAAGGCAAATGCTTCATAACAGTTTCTTAAAATGTCACAGGCCAAAGAAAACTTTGGATTCCACAAAGATATGACCTGTTAAGAGATTTTAACATAATTAATCAGTTCTTAGAAGCTTAATAACATACAAgcaattgaatatatatatatataattaaaaatcttACTGATTCAGTGGCATAAGCTGGTACTATGAAAAGAACAGCAACAATCCACTTTTGTTCCTGAAAAATCACATCAAAATTAATCCTTTGTTTCTTCATAatgaaatatcaaaattaatggtAGAGAAAGAGGAACTAACTGGGGGATTAGTATATGATCTGAGATGTTGAAATATAAGAAAGATAGAAAGAGAGAACGCCACAAGAGCGAAGCAACTTGCCACTATGAGTCCTGGTTCATGGATTTTCCTATACATTATTTCACTTTCAGACACTGATGAATAATAATCATCATTATTTATCACCATTTCCattatttttcatcaaaaacaaaATAGTTTTTCATTAAAATGATAATGTAAACCGGTTTGTATAAGATAGTATTGGTTGCTGTGACTTTGACAAGTGTACTATCTATACTCAAGACAGTTATCCTGTGATCCACTAGACGAGCCTGTTCCGACACGTGTACTTTAATCCAAAGTCAGCGGTCAAGTCCACACGTGTATAAATGATTGATGTTCCCTTCTGTTTATGGTTTTCTTTGCTTCAAGTCAAGTTGATGTCGTTTACGGTTATTCTGTTGTCGTTTTCAATTTTGACGATCAGCTGTTTACTCGTTcattttaatgttttattttgGCTTCTGAGTTCTGATTATTTCAATGTCACTGTTTTTATTcggttaattaaatattataccaGTACTTTATTCAGGCTTGATGAATAAATTTAAACGTGTAAATTGCGGtccaaagttttgagtttttaggCGTGAATTTTTTAACGGCATAAGtacttaatatttgtaaaattataatttttttttattttttctgtaaaaaaaaatagaaataattgaCACTACACGTTTCTGTTCAACCCAATGATATAGAATCTACCATTTGGGCTTTATATGtgctttttttaaaaataataacagaGCATGTACGGATGAAACTCGAGAAAAATTACTGTTTTACAAATATTGAGTACTTCTActgctaaaaaaattattaagtttaTACCACTAACAAACCCAAAATTTTAAGTACTTATGCTCCTCATAGCCATCACTATCTTATCCATCGGAAACTATATCAACATCTCCATCTTTCTTGAGATTATAGTTCTTTAAGATTGGACAGTCAAATGAGTACACGAAGCATATtttcttgaacttggaattctgtagttgcctttaattgaattgttCTGACCcttgtttttcttctttggaGCATTTCCTTTGATCAACAATCCATCATCAACACTTTCTTCTTGTTGTTCTAATTTTTCAATTCCTTTGACAATAATGCATTCTGAATTTCCTTCTCTAATGTCAATGAATCCTTACCATATATCATGGTATCCACAAAATGCTCATAACTCTCTGCAGTGGGAAATTCAGTACTATGATTACTTGATCTTCGTCCTCGACTGTGATTCCAATGTTTTCCAGATTGAGTATCACCTTATTGAAATTATCAAGATGATCTTCAATAGTCTTTCCTGCTatcatcttaaaaaaaatacaacttttGTTTCAAAAATAACCTGTTAGTCAGTGATTTTGTCATATATAGAATCTCTAGTTTCAACCATACTCCAACTACAAAATCTTCTTTAGGCACCCTCAAAAAGTTGTCTTAGAGGCTCAATATGAAGGCACTATGATTCTTTTCAAGAATGTCGATTTTCTCTTTTGGAGTCAATCCCTCTGATAGATTTTATTCTCCAAGTAAAGCAGCTTGTAAACCTCATTGATCGCAAGTAGAGCTCGCCACAATCCAAAGTTATTTTTCTCTGTAAACTTCTCTAGATTAAACTTAGCATTCCTTATTTCTTCTTGGATCGATCTTTAAGAATCTTGAAAGCTTTGAATCCAATTCTTGATCTCCAAGCTTTGATACCACCTGTAAGAAAAATGCATATGATCTCACACGGCAAGAAATCTCCAATGAACACACTCGAAATATTCCATAGATCCAAAGGCACAACCACAAACTGAGTTAGTAAAAATTCTCTATATGTTTTATTGATTGTGTAATAGGAAGAAGAAATTAGAACgaataagtaaaataaatagattgacgagttataaaattaatacCCTAGATTCCATTATTGatattcaaaattattgtttgcttactttaatattttttatagttaaattatttttcttgttttaataatattccttaaatttttgtttgtagtagaaaaataattattggtacttagtaataattttcgtATAAGATGATACTCAGGGCCGTCTCAAGGTGATGAGAGGCCTAGGGCGAAATTTGAAACAAGgccttttcttttaataaaattttttaaaaaaattaattaaattttgacacaacatcaattttaattcttttatctctatgtaataaataatattttgtaatgtAAGCTAACTCGAtcaagtaatatttaattattaagaaCATCTCTATTGAAGTGCTATATATTTTAgcaaatttgaaagaaaaaaataatatgtttaaattatatatattttaaaaaaatatataataaatataaattttatttattattaacagTATCATTAAAAATGTacgttaatattttaaaattaaaagtactttaatatattttttttaatatagtgtaatacaaatatttaagttataatattgttatttatttatttttgaaatgctaagtaaaacttttcaaaaataatagtataaaaggtgtgtaatcaaaaaaaaaagagtataaaAAGTGACTAAGGTGAGGATCGAATCTTGAATCCTCAAGGCCAATTAAAGCTCCACTTATCATGTGTACGACATGTTTTTCATGTAATTTATtaagttaaatatttatatattatacgtttttatatgtgtatatatattaattttaattttttcgggGCCTCCAAAATTGTGGGGCCTGGGGCCGAGGCCCCGGCTGCCCCACCCTCTGGCCGACCCTGATGATACTCATGCTTAGGAACTTTATTACTAAAAACGATACATACACTTATAGTATAGATTTTACCTATCAAAACGCAAGGTTAATAATCACGTTTCTTTGGATTCTTTCTCTGGCCTAGTTCTTCGGGATATTAGTTGTAATCAGTGGCGAAGCGAGAAATTTGACTGAGTAAggacttgaataaatattaagtcaaacaatagtattattttgttttttttaataaagtgttatttttttttattatttgtattgggTTATTTTTAAAATGGGCTTGATTAAAATGAGAGTAGGCTCATGAATCGTGATTAAGATATTGAGTAAGGGCTTTTGTGAATCGGGCTTTAATAAATTTAGTGaagtgaattaatatatgtatatatctacaTGTGAAAATTTTGATCTATATATTTGAGTGAGGGCTTAAGCCTACATATGGGCTAAAGTCCCTCCGTGGTTttaattttactcttttttagTTAGTCTTTTTCATTGTTCTTAAAATGTTGTTCCCTACACCCTTGTTGCTTTAGTAAAGTTTGATAGCTAAATTATCCAAATTATATTCAGAACATTATTATGATTGATGTCGTTGATCAATAAATGATCTTGTACCCCTTCTCTCATTCTTTTGAGTTTGTAGCTCTAAAGAGTGgtttattgattttttaaaaaaaagtgctTTTCGATTGAAAACtttgtattttaataaaaatgttGCTGCTCtaaataatcatttattttGTAGTCAATTACagtatatgttaattttttttttacttctagttataataatatttagttaattatatatagtttaaatatattatcattttattttattatttttgacaaAATCATTTTATCATATTAGttaaacttattattatatCTTTTAATTTTGTGGCAAAATTTATTAGCCATTATAGGtagttagagagagagaaaaaaaatgagaaatataTACACATTAACTTTAGATTAATTTACaagtttttatatttctttctgtctttctttttctttaaattgTTCTATAATAAATTCATGAAGTATGTATTGATGATGAAATGCAGCGTATACCACAGTTCATGATTATATTACGTACGGTACcaactttattaattagtaattatatatttaatttaaggacATGGTACTAATTTGATTGGCACAGTGTGACTCTTTATTCGAACTCTAATCTACCAATTGGCATTGAGCATAGTTAACATTAATATAAAACTTTTGTTTTATGCGAGACATTCCATTTTGGGGAGTtatctctaaatatatatatcacatgCTTGGTTGGCTATATCTACTAGTGGACTtgtttatttatgtatttttctaGGATGGAGAATCATCTCTTCTAATTCCTAAGTTTTAACTAAATTACATCTCGATGAATTCATTTTTGGAGAAGTCCCCCACACAATAACTTAAAGaattaagaaaatttcaaataaaatacaCGATGATACATATTCATATATAGTCAGCATCCTGATAAAAAAAAGTTGCTAATAATAAATGTTTCTTTTATTGGCCAATGTtgtaatttgtatatatatatactaaatacTAATTTTGGAGAAGGGGGCTGACACACTTGAAAGGGTCATCTTTACACTAATTAATGAGGgagtttataatattaattatttatgtccATACACATAATTTATAatggtgtatatatatttatatatattatattcgtATTGTTGTCATGGACCACAAGTTTCCAAGTCTTATATGCTGCAGGATATAATATATTCTATATATACGTAAATGATATATGCTATATATAATACAGGTTTATAGAGTTGATTTACAGATAGATAGCATAGCATAATATTTACGTATAGCATATATACTACTAATAATCAAAATGGCTTGATGTGGTAATTAGCGTGTTATAAATGTTCACACACACTGTCTTGATTTTTGTCGAAACTATGAGGAGTGCTAATTAAggaaaattctcttttatacACTCTAgctcttatcttttttttatgtctataataataataatatagtaaTAATGGATCTCAAATACATTGACAGTGACACACCCATCTCCATGGCCTGgccatattattatatatattatagatagCATGGATCCCTTTTAAGTGTAGTGTGAAGTGAAGTTATAATAAGAAGATGTTAATAATAGGAGAGACAGGTGCATggaagaaagaaattaaagGTAGCTTAGGGGCGAGGTCCAATGCTTAATATTAATTTgatcttatatataattgaatATTGATATTAATATTGGGCACATTGGTCAAACATAGACCAATCTATTTGAGACAGATGTTGGTCGGATATAGTCCGATGAATAGTAACGCAACGGCATGTTTGACACATGGCAAACTAACTCTTCTTTTTGCCTGTTTTGCCGTGctaaccaaacccaaacccaaacccaactTTTCTTTTATTGGCTAATTCCACTTATTCTTCCAATCCCTATGTGACATGGTCATGGACAACTTCACGTGCATGCATGCTTCCTTACCTTAATTTCTAGTGTACATTTCTATATTTACAGATAGTAAATGCATCATTAATATaaccaaatataattttttgtcccATAATCTTCTATAGAAGTATATATTTGACAATTTAGATTTGCGTTGTGATCATGTACAACCTTAAGTAGTCACTTTAACCTGCAGGCCCGCTGGGTATATGGGCTGGCCGGGGACATTACACTTATCTCCAATCTGTGTTTGTTTGTAATGTAATGtaatgtaattttaattttagtttatgtttttatactataaaaatgtataaatatcaTGTATTAATTGTATATAAATTGGGTTTTGTTATTAGGTATTAGTGCTGTTAAGTATCTAATATCACCACAAGCGTGACCGGCTCTAGATTAACGCGGGCTAGGCCCTTACTTAAGGTCACCTATTTTAGAagtctaaataaaaaatatataatttctaataaggttaatttattttataataagaactcaattttttttctaaggcTCTAAGGTACTTCTAGCAAAATAGTTAGggatattaattatataaaaattataacattAAATTAAGTAGgagttaattaaatatttaattttattgacaGCGATATGACATatctttagttcttttttttcctaataatttatatcaaaaatattttttctattgtattataattattaaatggaaaaaaaattaaaaacagagAGCCATCCCTGCCCTGTTTACATTTCTATAGCCATGCCcaactattattatttatataagcACAACACAAGTGGGGAGGTGGAAACTTGGGGAGATTTTGTAGTACATTCTCCAAGGATTTTCTTTGTTGGTCTTATAATCATATTATTCAAGATGCAATTTCAATTCACCCCTCTTTTGAGGGATTTGCACGGTCAACTTTGTGTCAAAAAATTCTGTAAAGAGATTGATTTCATTTGAAGTGAtaccaattaattaaaatacaagTAATcactatatatatctataacaCATTAAGGCTAGAAATTAAGCTGCCAATGAACATATAACTTTGGATATCAAAAACATAATTAATGAttgataataatgaaaataacactcctattatatataattgcctcctataaatataaatatatactcatAAATCTAGTGAGATTAATTGAATTCTGGATTGCTCCCATTTcatcaaaacaaaaaacaaaaaagcaaAAAACAAAAGAGCTGGATTGTCATGGTTCGGTTAGCAAGGGACATGCATGGCTACAGAAAGTATGGGCTATACGTTATaatatgttatattatatatatacatattaaatttATCGACAAGAATAATGCTATGCACCTTCATCATTATATCCAACACTCATAATAATTGACACATGTTCAATTAATAATCACTTATGtaattaaaaatagaataagatCTGATAAAGCTAGCTAATTAgagtttattataattttttaattaacacTCTCTAAGAATACGATATCAATTGTTCGAGTTTAATTTGATTGTAATCCCTACTATATATACTACGCATGCATGATGCATCTCCAAAGAAATTCTCTAAAAATagcatttttaatataataaagggTGAAATATCAAAAATATTACTCCAATCAACCATTCTCATTTGGATTGGATAACTGATctctaaatatgaaattttattctATATATTAGCTCAAATAAGAAATACGGTTAGAATGAAgttaactattttttaatattttttattttaaaaaaacttttttatatataaatatattatttacacTCAAACATTTTCATAtagctaaaaaaatatatacgtattttttttaataaagccaattaaatattacatactGCATGTTGTGTGTATATACGAAGTATTATTTGTctataacattattataaaaaaaaaacaataataaataataaagagcaccctaaaccctaaacacaATGAAAGCATTATAATTTGAAGAAGTTGGTGGATGCAAAAATACATGGTTttggaaataattatttaattttttaaattaatgaaAAGGGTTAGTGGAAAAAAGAGAGGAGAGTTAGAAAAGATtaaaattggaagaaaaaaaataaaagataataaagAAATGAAGCGACAAAGTGTTTGTGGAAACTTGAACCATGGACAAAAACCAGCTAGCCTTGGGTTTTAGACTTTCTCACTCTCACATACATAATATCACATCTCTTACTCTTACTGTATTTAAGCATTAACCACCTCAACTCTCAGTGGCTTATGAGATCTGATCTCTCATCAATTTCTCAAGCCCAACATTTGCTATATACTCTCTGCTCTAAATGAAGGTAACAGCTTAATTAATGATATTCTTGATTTTgatcttaattattttatagatacatatattcTGTTGtgattctatatatataaaagttgtGTTGTTATAATATGAAGAAAtaccatttttgtttttactgCAGATATTAAGTTGGATGCAAAGCAAGCTCAAATATGGCAAACATAATGAGAACAACTGCAAGAAAACAATAACCTCAAAACCGTTTCCCCGTAAGCACATTTATATACATTAtacgtatttatatatatgtcacCGAAACAAGTTGAAAGAAAGTGCTTAtacttataaattaatatataattaattaagcacATTTAATTAGCAGTCAAATGGGTAATTGGCTCCAACCCATATAGTTTCATTAATTCAAACCATTTCACGAGAGATGAATGGGAGGATTAATCTCATCATATCTGAATGAATCTACCTTGTTGTTTGTTTCGTTTCAGATATTTTTTACTATTGAAAACCTAACTTTGGCTCAGAGTTTGaagatatatatcaaatttaggGTAGTATCTCTAAAATTGTATACACCGAGTTTGGTTCTATTTCTTTGGTTTCGTTTTAAAGTATAATTCTAATAGAATAAAATAGTGGAATGATTATTCTATTTCGAAATGGAAAGAAAAATCATTCCGATGCAAGATAAGaaaaaacttaataattttttttatgttttttaaatttgatttcattccattcctattcatattcccattctcatttctatttctatattttctgATCAATACTTTTGCATTTGATCGATTATTTGTTGTGTGTAGAGGCACCAGTACCAATATTAGTGCAACAAGCTGAAAATTCATCAGGGAAAGAAGAAGTGAATGATTGGCTTTATGGATTGCTGGCAATTGGGACATTAGGAAATAATGACATCAATAAAGAAGATCTCTATAATTCTGATCCTCATCATCATGAGACCATTAAtaaaccaccaccaccatcatcatcatcatctttatTATTAAGAGACCCAAAATGTGaggctgatgatgatgatgaggaggAAGATGGAAGCTTGGAGCTACAAATTGATTTGAAGTCATTAATATTGATGCATGATAAGGAAGCAGCAGCAGGTGCTACTGGTGATCATCCCTCCTTGGAAAGATTTCTAAGTAGACAATCACAATCAATTTTGGAACTCTGTAAGAGTACTAGTAATAATACTAGTGGTACAACCTTAGCTCTCAACAGAGGAAAAGATGTTACTACGGACAACACTACAAAAAATGCAATTGTTGGCAAGAaatccttttcttttcttcttaagaAGATTTTTGTTTGTTCAAGTGGCTTTCCTAACTCACCTCCCACTCCAAAATCTCCCACTTCAGAACAAAGAATGGAAAAGGTAAACCAAATACgatcaaatatttaattaatcaattacttATGTCATATTTACATACTATATAtgctttttaaataattattgaatTTGATCGAAAATGATgtagtttaataattttttttacttcacATAATTGATGGTTATTTAATCTGATTAATCTAATTCAGTTTTTAGATACTTTCACATTAATTATTGGCATTAAATTTACGAAGTTGGGTGTCCATATTAGAAGTGTATATATGCATATGTCAGCTAGCATTGTTATTTATTAGTTTGTATCTAAAacattataattaatttgacTTGTTACAGATACTAAGAGCAATACTTCACAAGAAGATATATCCCCAAGGTTCAAGTAATCCATCATTGTCTATGAAAAAGTACATAGAGAATAGACATAATGAAGACGACTTAACTGATGAACAGAAAAATGCAGTACTCAATGGAAGCAAATGGGTCAAAACTGATTCTGAATGTAATTAAGCTTTTACAACATTATTACCATATACATGCCTATTTTCTTTTATGCATTTTATCTAATATATATGTGAAAATCGACTTCTTTCTAATATCACTATTATTGAGAAAGCTTCCCTCAGATTGTCGAGCATACCCATTTTGCAAAAGATTATCAAAAAGAGATTTGTGCAAagtaacttaaaaataattatctcgCCGAACACTTGCTTCTTGTGTTTGACACCTTATTTTTACAGTCACTTTGCACAATACATTATttagataattttttcttttttgcaaaATGACATTCTCAACAATCTGTTtaattagcaaaaaaaaaaaaaaagcattctCAACTCAACAATCTCGATAATATCTATATTTAGATTTCTCACACTCAGTAAAATATTTTAGAGAGACTATTTTGCAAAATAATTACTCGTTATgatttatcatatatatttttatgtgagTTGaaccattttcttaattttattgtagacattgttttagagatataAGCTTAGCTGACACGTCATCATCGACAGCTAGGCTTCGGAGAATACAGGGTAAAGATATTATTTCATTGAAATCATTTCAAAAACTTAATTATGATGATTATTAATTAAGGGAGCAAGTTACCTATCTCTTCTTCTAATAGATCAATCTCTACAACATATCAATGCAGGTTTTAAATAGAAGTTCAAACCCATATTGTTGGAGGAAGTAATTAATTGGAGGTGCAGTAATTTGGGATCACCAAAGAATTGTTTACACACCTTatgatatataaaaaataatatcattatGTAcgtatagttatatatatatatgtgatataGTGAAAAGGCAGGTGACTTTACTTTAGCTTGTCTTTTCATGTAActaatgtaaaataataattcataataagcTCCGATCGTGGAAAGGAAGCTATTAATATTGTGCTCTCTCAttcacaataaaattaaaattgtatacaaccatttccaaaagtttCTTATTATAACGGACTGTGAGGGGGCGTaattaagaaaaacaaaattcaacccttacactaaaattaatattatatatttataaatattattttttttattacaaatatatttcataactaactaaaatatatacatttatttcgGAGGGGCGATTATCCTACACTTTTATGTAGATTTATTACTGTATAATACTTaccattgaataattttctctGAGAGGAGGTGTGTAAGAAATTTTTTAGGTAGTATGAA is a window from the Cannabis sativa cultivar Pink pepper isolate KNU-18-1 chromosome 1, ASM2916894v1, whole genome shotgun sequence genome containing:
- the LOC115707007 gene encoding protein DEEPER ROOTING 1: MKILSWMQSKLKYGKHNENNCKKTITSKPFPQAPVPILVQQAENSSGKEEVNDWLYGLLAIGTLGNNDINKEDLYNSDPHHHETINKPPPPSSSSSLLLRDPKCEADDDDEEEDGSLELQIDLKSLILMHDKEAAAGATGDHPSLERFLSRQSQSILELCKSTSNNTSGTTLALNRGKDVTTDNTTKNAIVGKKSFSFLLKKIFVCSSGFPNSPPTPKSPTSEQRMEKILRAILHKKIYPQGSSNPSLSMKKYIENRHNEDDLTDEQKNAVLNGSKWVKTDSEYIVLEI